The genomic DNA TATAGGCAGGAGCCAGGACAGAATAAAAACAATCACTATGAGGGAGAACAGAATGTCAAATGTTCTTTTAAGTGTTTTGTTCAGCACATCATCCAGCGGAATAGATCTTAGAATCAGGACCGGAAGCATGTCATAAAAATCAATCTTTAGCTTTTTATAGTGGTGCTCACCGAGATCAGAAATTAGCTTTATTCGGACCAGGTTGTTATCTACAAAGTTAATAAGCTGTTTTAGCTGGTCGGTTTTGATGGCAGAAGGAGAGCAGTAAATCTCATTTATACCCTGCTCTATAACAAATTGCTCTAATTCAGCTATTCTGCCCCGCACATCCGGATGTGCTGTCTGATTATCATCAAATATGCCTTTAAAATGATAGCCATATTCCGGATGCTGCTGGAAAATATTTTTAAGCAACATTCCTGTTTCACTTACCCCTACAATAATCACCCTGCGGTTATTATAGCCCCGCTTTCTGTAATAGCGTAGTATCTTAACCAGGAAAACGCGCCAGGTAAAAATGCATATTATGAGAAGCACATAATGTATGAGGAGAAACTCTCTGGCATATAGCGCAATCTTGAAAATACTAAGTATCGCCTCAACGAGTAAAACATAAAGCAGCAATACCTTTAATGTATTTGTCAGGACATTGGCAACGCTGGTTACTCTGTTGAATTTATATGCCCCTGAAAGCGTATTACAAATGAACCAGGCTGCTATACCTAAACCTAGAAAACCAGCCTTCTCTGTAAAAGTGGTATTAGCCGACCCCTGATCAGCAACTAAACTTTCGGCGATTATGGTTGATAGGGCTATAAATGCGATATCGCCTAATGAATCGATCAGTCTAAAATATCTGGAGTACAGGCCCGCCATAATATTGAAACAAAGGGGTTAATGCTGGGTATTTAAATCGGGAATTATTTTCTACTTTATTTAAGCAACTTCTTATGCCTGTAGTTCTTTTATACTTTCTAAAAAAGCTATCACGTCGTTTTTGAAATTTTCTTTGCTGAATCTTTCTGCATTCTCCCTGATCTCATCCTTATTAAAAGCTGCTGCCTGCAATTCAAATTTTGCAATGGCATCGGTAAGGGATACTATATCCTGCGTGGGATAGAGGATACCTGTTTTCCCATTGAGCACTGTTTCGCAGGCTCCTCCTTTTCCAAACGCGATCACCGGGGTGCCACAGGCCTGAGCTTCTACGGGCAGAATGCCGAAATCTTCTTCAGCAGCAAATATAAACGCCCTCGCTCGTTGCAGGTAGTCTTTAAGTATTTCGAAAGACTGATAGCCCATAAGGCGAACATTGGATGTTGCCTTTGCCTGTATCTTTTTAAAATCAGGTCCGTCGCCGATCACAATTAGTTGCTTATCGGGTAAGTGGGCAAACGTTTCTACGATCAGATCTATTTTTTTGTAAGGCACAAGCCTGGACGCCGTTAAATAAAATGCTTCCTTTTCAGCTATAGTCGTAAAGCTTTCTACATCCACAGGAGGGTAAATCACTGCAGCTTCGCGGCTATATACTTTCCTGACTCTGCGGCCGATATAGGCCGAGTTGGCAATGAAGTAATCCACGCGGTGAGCTGTTGTATAATCCCACATGCGTATATAATGCAAAATAGATTTCGCAAAGAACCCTCTGACGCCCTTATTTAAGCCAGTCTCTTTTAGATACTGGTGGTACAGGTCCCATGCATAACGAATAGGAGAATGGCAGTAGCATACATGCACCTGGCCGGCATGGGTAAGCACACCTTTGGCTACTGCATGACTGCTCGATATTACCAGGTCAAAGGCTGAAACGTCGAGTTGCTCAATGGCCAGAGGCATTAAGGCCAGGTATTTTCTATAGTGTTTTCTTGCAAAAGGAAGCTTCTGGATGAAAGTTGTCGTAGTTTTTTTGTGAAGCAGATGGTGTCGGAGGTTCTCAGGAAGAAAATCGATGACAGCAAACAAACTGGCATTAGGGAAAATATGTAGCAATTGCTCTACCACGCGTTCTGAGCCGGAATAATCTACAAACCACTCATGTACAATGGCTACTTTTATGTTTTTCATAGTATGTGTAAGGCCGGATTCAGCCGGAAGCTACCTGGAAGAGTAACTAACCCAATGAATTTATAATTATGCGTTGCAAAGCTGGTTTGTAGCTATAAAAGCGTTAGCTACGCCATAAACGTTCGCTATACCAGAAAAGCTGCTTTTGCGCCTTCAAAATTAAGTATAAATAGCTTAAGACAAACTTTTGAATTAAAAACACGAAAGCATAGGCTGTCTTTTGAGTATACTAGCATGAAATACATCTGAATAGCTTTACGTTAGAGCCTTTGGCTGCTTTGATGCAGGTAAGATGACGGAAATGCCTTCGTATCGGGTATAAAAGCAGGCAACCGTCTAAAGACAGCAGGAATAGTCCTCTACTCATATTAGCTTAGTATGGGAATCCGTATAGGCTTCCTGAAGAATTGCTGGCTCCAACGGCAGAATTACTAACTTTGCTTTCTAATAGCGAAGGAAAGTTTGTGGCAAAGCCATACTTAGTGAAGGAAACTTAAAGCGCAATGTAAAAGCGGATGTTTATTGAAATAATATTAACGGGAAACATAAGTTTTGAGAACAGGCTTGATTAATAAGTATTTATCAGGGGAGAAGAAAACGGTTCTTCAAAGCTTTATGTCGTTGGGAGCTATCCAGGCAACTAACTATTTACTCCCGCTTATTACCTTGCCTTATATAATCCGGGTTATCGGAACCGATAAATTTGGTACTGTTGCCTTTGCACAAGCTGTTTTGGGCTATTTTGCAGTGGTGGTAGAGTATGGCTTTGGCCTTTCGGCTACCCGCGATATTTCCATTAACCGGGAAAATACCGATAGGCTAAGTAAAACATTCAGTGAAGTCATCATGGTAAAGCTACTGTTGGCTGTTAGTTGCTTTTTGATACTCCTGCTAACCTTGTTATTTATACCTAAATTCAGCGCGGAAGCCCCGTTGTTTATCATGGGTTTCAGTCTCGTAATGGGTCAGTCTATTGTACCGGTCTGGTTCTTCCAGGGGATGGAGCAAATGAAGTATCTGACCTATCTCAACTTAGGTGCAAAATCTGTTTTTGCCATACTTACATTCGTGGTCATACGGGAGCAAAGTGACTATATATACCTGATCTTGCTCTCTTCGCTGGGTAACATCTTATCAGGTATTGTAGGTATGTGGATCGCATTCACTAAGTTTCGTATCCGGTTCAGAATGCCAGCCTTCAGCCACATCATAGCACAGCTTAAGGAGGGGTGGCCTATCTTTCTGTCAAACTTCTCTATTACCTCCTATAACAACGTCAACATTATTGTGCTTGGCTTCTTTACCAGTGCCACTATTGTGGGCTATTACAGCATCGTCGAGAAAGTAATCTGGGTAATCCGCCAACTGCTGGGAGCCTTTTCAGGAGCTATATTTCCGCATGTCTGTAAACTCACCACCAACTCACATGCCGAGATTAAAGCTTTTTTTAAAACAGTGTTTGTGCCTTTCTTCATCCTTATTTTTGTGGGATCAGGCATCTTGTTTGTTTTCTCAGATCTCATTGTCCTGCTCATCAGCGGGGAATCAATTCCACAGGCATCCTTTTTGCTCAAAATCTTAAGCGTTGTGCCGGTTATTGTGGTGCTCAATAACCCGCCTTATCAAATACTGGTAGCTTACAACATGAAGAAGAGTTATAGTACCATTCTGGTATGTGGCGCATTGTTAAACGGACTTCTTAATTTAACCCTTGTTCCTGCCTTTTCGGCCATTGGTACAACGGCCGCGATCATCTTCACAGAAGTATTTATTACGCTGGGGCTTTACCTGGTTCTGGAGCTAAAGCACAAACAATACTCACTTTTTTATGCCTCTTAAATCATGTTTCACTTCATACTTGGAAGCTACACATAAACATAATTTAAAAGGCAGTTAAACCTGAAAGCGTATATTTCAACATACTATCCGTTTTGAATCAAAGATCAGATACTTATTTCAGCATGAAAATAGATTTATATAAAAACTATACTTCCACCTCGGTGCTGCACGATGTAGATGAAGCAGAATTTACAAAAAACAGCGCGCTATACTTTAGAAAGAATCTGTTGCCGCACTTTAACCCTGACAAAAGCATTGCGATCTTAGAAATAGGCTGCGGCTATGGCAGGTATACCAAAGCTATTCTGGAAGTAGGGTATACAAACATTACAGGCATTGATATAAGTAAGGAGCAGATTGCCTATGCCCGAGAAAACCTTGGCTTACATCAGGTGCAGGAAGCGGATGCGTTGGAATTTCTGCAGGCTGGTAACAAGTATGATCTTATCATTCTGATGGATGTATTGGAACATCTTGAAATAGACTATGCTGTTTCGTTATTGCGGAAAGTTTTCGAAAGCTTACAGGATAATGGCCGGTTCATACTTCATGTGCCCAATAGCCTGGCGCCTTTACGGCCTTCTTATTATGGCGATGTTACCCACATACGCCCCTTTTCGGTTGATAGCATGTCGCAGATTCTGCGTATGGGAGGTTTTCGGAAATTCAGCCATTACGCTTTGCCCCCTATGGTAGTAGGTGTAAAAAGTATGGTTCGCCGGCTGCTCTGGGATTTTGTGCTGAACCCGGGTATAAAGCTATTTCTGAAGATCGCGAATGGAAGCACCAGCGGTGGTATTTTTACCAGCAATTTGCTAACGGTAGCTGTTAAATAAGATCTGAACGGCATGAAAATAGCCATTGATTGCAGAGGCCTGCGCACCACACCTTCCGGTATTCCCAATTTTTTAGTAGCTGCTATCAATGGCCTCTCGCAGCAGTGCCCCGAATGGCAGTTTTACCTGCTGACTAATGCTGAATTCCATCCGGAGTTGGCCAATAAGCTGGTGAAGGCAGCCAACGTTCATGTCGTGGTGCGGCCGTTGCGGCTAATGCCTAACTTGGGCATCTTGTGGTATGTGCTGAAAGTGCGCAATATTATTTCCGAAATTGGGGCGGACCTTTTCTGGGCGCCGGCGTTTCTGCTGCCGCCTTTGCTGCCTAACAGGGTCAAAACCCTTGTTACGGTCCACGACACTGTGTATAAAGAACATAAAAGCACCATGTCGGGTATGAACCGCCTTATCTTCGAACTGTTTCATGACCGTTCTGTGAACAATGCCGATATGCTTTGGGCAAATTCAGGCTATACCCGGGCAGGTATCATGCGCTTTTTCCCTGTACGAAAGTGTAAAGATATTTTTACAGGTTTTTTCATCAATACAGCTATTTTTAAACCCATCCAGCTTACGCCTGAAGAGGAGCAAACATTGCTGCAGGAAGTGGGTATAGCCGACAAAAAGTTTATACTGTTTGTCGGCACGTTAGAACCCCGCAAAAACCTCAGCTTTTTGCTTTCGCTTGCTCCCAAGCTAGTAGCTCAGGGGTATAGCCTGCTGGTAGTGGGCGCCCGCGGATGGGGAGCTACCCGCATTAAAGAAATTATAAACCAGGAGAATTTTCCGAGAGAGAAGGTCCGATTTGCTG from Pontibacter liquoris includes the following:
- a CDS encoding flippase; the encoded protein is MINKYLSGEKKTVLQSFMSLGAIQATNYLLPLITLPYIIRVIGTDKFGTVAFAQAVLGYFAVVVEYGFGLSATRDISINRENTDRLSKTFSEVIMVKLLLAVSCFLILLLTLLFIPKFSAEAPLFIMGFSLVMGQSIVPVWFFQGMEQMKYLTYLNLGAKSVFAILTFVVIREQSDYIYLILLSSLGNILSGIVGMWIAFTKFRIRFRMPAFSHIIAQLKEGWPIFLSNFSITSYNNVNIIVLGFFTSATIVGYYSIVEKVIWVIRQLLGAFSGAIFPHVCKLTTNSHAEIKAFFKTVFVPFFILIFVGSGILFVFSDLIVLLISGESIPQASFLLKILSVVPVIVVLNNPPYQILVAYNMKKSYSTILVCGALLNGLLNLTLVPAFSAIGTTAAIIFTEVFITLGLYLVLELKHKQYSLFYAS
- a CDS encoding glycosyltransferase family 4 protein — translated: MKIAIDCRGLRTTPSGIPNFLVAAINGLSQQCPEWQFYLLTNAEFHPELANKLVKAANVHVVVRPLRLMPNLGILWYVLKVRNIISEIGADLFWAPAFLLPPLLPNRVKTLVTVHDTVYKEHKSTMSGMNRLIFELFHDRSVNNADMLWANSGYTRAGIMRFFPVRKCKDIFTGFFINTAIFKPIQLTPEEEQTLLQEVGIADKKFILFVGTLEPRKNLSFLLSLAPKLVAQGYSLLVVGARGWGATRIKEIINQENFPREKVRFAGFITTEQLVKLYSMAAVYVSTSLNEGFGMPQLEAMACGCPVVSPHNSAMIEVVEGAGETVKTWQEQDWLNSILKVAANRDHYIAQGFQKVESYSREFVIQNLVNYIKSHQK
- a CDS encoding undecaprenyl-phosphate glucose phosphotransferase translates to MAGLYSRYFRLIDSLGDIAFIALSTIIAESLVADQGSANTTFTEKAGFLGLGIAAWFICNTLSGAYKFNRVTSVANVLTNTLKVLLLYVLLVEAILSIFKIALYAREFLLIHYVLLIICIFTWRVFLVKILRYYRKRGYNNRRVIIVGVSETGMLLKNIFQQHPEYGYHFKGIFDDNQTAHPDVRGRIAELEQFVIEQGINEIYCSPSAIKTDQLKQLINFVDNNLVRIKLISDLGEHHYKKLKIDFYDMLPVLILRSIPLDDVLNKTLKRTFDILFSLIVIVFILSWLLPILAIIIKLDSKGPVFFKQVRSGIDNKNFQCYKLRSMYMNTDANRLLARRGDSRITPVGAFIRKTSLDELPQFFNVLLGHMSIVGPRPHMLKLGEEYAQVAEKYMVRHFIKPGITGLSQVRGYRGDTTQLYQIRGRVKLDIFYLENWSFLLDLKIIFYTVYNMFRGDKAAF
- a CDS encoding class I SAM-dependent methyltransferase, translated to MNQRSDTYFSMKIDLYKNYTSTSVLHDVDEAEFTKNSALYFRKNLLPHFNPDKSIAILEIGCGYGRYTKAILEVGYTNITGIDISKEQIAYARENLGLHQVQEADALEFLQAGNKYDLIILMDVLEHLEIDYAVSLLRKVFESLQDNGRFILHVPNSLAPLRPSYYGDVTHIRPFSVDSMSQILRMGGFRKFSHYALPPMVVGVKSMVRRLLWDFVLNPGIKLFLKIANGSTSGGIFTSNLLTVAVK
- a CDS encoding glycosyltransferase family 4 protein; the encoded protein is MKNIKVAIVHEWFVDYSGSERVVEQLLHIFPNASLFAVIDFLPENLRHHLLHKKTTTTFIQKLPFARKHYRKYLALMPLAIEQLDVSAFDLVISSSHAVAKGVLTHAGQVHVCYCHSPIRYAWDLYHQYLKETGLNKGVRGFFAKSILHYIRMWDYTTAHRVDYFIANSAYIGRRVRKVYSREAAVIYPPVDVESFTTIAEKEAFYLTASRLVPYKKIDLIVETFAHLPDKQLIVIGDGPDFKKIQAKATSNVRLMGYQSFEILKDYLQRARAFIFAAEEDFGILPVEAQACGTPVIAFGKGGACETVLNGKTGILYPTQDIVSLTDAIAKFELQAAAFNKDEIRENAERFSKENFKNDVIAFLESIKELQA